One window of the Trifolium pratense cultivar HEN17-A07 linkage group LG2, ARS_RC_1.1, whole genome shotgun sequence genome contains the following:
- the LOC123906640 gene encoding bromodomain-containing protein 4-like, giving the protein MNTTSFMDKQIMDLNLPSSSSSTSTPNNDIIDLIKLRHHEQKQHEEQQQHEQQEDEDSSIHHNNGIKTEDIVPSYDFQPIRSLPDLSFSKPWNSDSNSKNYSSLDSYEPAKVTVEKDQSAVDASILLEIDRTMKKHMDNLHHVLEGVSARLTQVETRTHNLESSMDDLKVTVGNNHGITDGKLRLLENILREVQTGVHDIKDKQDIVQAQLQLAKLQVSKTDQQSETQTSVTSDPVQQTSSVSASAPLQTQQYFPSPINLPQSIPVVSPPNAPPQQGLPPPVQLPNQFSQIPNPTVPQRDPYLPPPIQSQEIPNQQYQLPLTQQPHPQPGALPHQQYQQAPHPQYSQPSPHLPQQQPPHSSGPHLPQQQPPHSSGPHLPQQQPPHSSGNPPQMQPSLGHHLEEPPYVPSQNYPPNLRQPPSQSPSGPPPPSQQYYGTPPQGYEPPSSRSGSNYSSGYGTLSGPAEPYRYGGPPQYGSKQPQLPTASVASSGGSGYPQLPTARPLPQAIPTASAVSGGSGSGSPGSGNRVSVDDVVDKVATMGFARDHVRATVRQLTENGQSVDLNTVLDKLMNEGGGEMQQQRGWFGR; this is encoded by the exons ATGAATACGACGTCGTTTATGGACAAACAGATAATGGATCTGAATttaccttcttcttcttcttctacttctaCTCCCAACAACGATATTATCGACCTCATCAAGCTTCGTCATCACGAACAAAAACAACacgaagaacaacaacaacacgaacaacaagaagatgaagattcGTCGATTCATCACAACAATGGAATCAAAACCGAAGATATTGTTCCTAGTTATGATTTTCAACCGATTCGTTCACTTCCTGATTTATCGTTTTCAAAACCTTGGAACTCTGATTCCAACTCCAAA AATTACAGTTCTCTGGATTCTTATGAACCTGCAAAGGTGACTGTAGAAAAGGACCAGAGCGCTGTTGATGCTTCAATTTTGTTAGAGATTGATCGAACAATGAAGAAACATATGGACAATTTGCATCATGTTCTGGAAGGTGTTAGTGCACGGTTAACACAAGTAGAAACCAGAACTCACAATCTTGAGAGTTCTATGGATGATTTGAAGGTGACTGTTGGAAATAATCATGGAATCACCGATGGGAAATTGAGGCTGCTGGAGAATATTCTTCGTGAG GTGCAAACAGGAGTACATGATATCAAGGACAAGCAAGATATAGTGCAAGCTCAGCTGCAACTGGCAAAACTACAAGTGTCCAAGACAGATCAACAATCTGAAACTCAAACTAGTGTCACATCAGATCCTGTGCAGCAAACTTCATCTGTGTCTGCATCTGCTCCCCTGCAAACTCAACAATATTTTCCTTCGCCTATTAATCTTCCACAATCAATTCCTGTGGTTTCTCCCCCTAATGCACCTCCTCAACAGGGTTTGCCACCTCCAGTTCAACTTCCAAATCAATTCTCTCAGATCCCAAACCCAACTGTACCTCAGAGAGATCCATACTTACCACCACCTATTCAATCTCAGGAAATCCCAAATCAGCAATATCAACTGCCTTTAACTCAGCAGCCACATCCTCAACCAGGGGCACTTCCGCATCAACAATATCAGCAGGCCCCTCATCCTCAGTACTCTCAGCCATCACCACATCTACCTCAACAACAGCCACCACATTCATCCGGACCTCATCTACCTCAACAACAGCCACCGCATTCATCCGGACCTCATCTACCTCAGCAACAGCCACCGCATTCATCCGGAAATCCACCTCAAATGCAACCTTCACTAGGTCACCATCTAGAGGAACCACCTTATGTTCCTTCTCAGAATTATCCTCCCAATCTCCGCCAGCCACCATCTCAGTCACCCAGTGGACCTCCTCCACCTTCCCAACAGTACTATGGGACACCGCCCCAAGGATATGAACCACCATCGAGTAGATCTGGTTCAAATTATTCTTCTGGATATGGTACATTATCTGGGCCTGCTGAGCCATATCGATATGGCGGGCCACCTCAGTATGGTAGTAAACAGCCACAACTACCCACTGCTTCGGTGGCTTCCAGCGGTGGAAGTGGTTACCCACAGCTCCCTACTGCCCGCCCACTCCCACAAGCAATACCTACTGCATCTGCAGTAAGTGGTGGTTCCGGTTCAGGTTCTCCTGGATCTGGTAACAGGGTTTCTGTCGATGATGTAGTTGATAAGGTTGCTACTATGGGATTCGCTAGAGACCATGTGAGGGCAACAGTTCGGCAGCTGACAGAGAATGGTCAATCAGTTGACCTAAATACAGTGCTGGATAAGCTTATGAATGAAGGTGGTGGTGAAATGCAGCAACAAAGAGGTTGGTTTGGTAGGTAA
- the LOC123906641 gene encoding galactinol--sucrose galactosyltransferase, whose product MSPPNPTLNSTKNNSNNITTTTKHVNPISNSSFIFTLSESTLKVNDHVILSDVPKNITITTSPSTTTATNGCFLGFKATEPKSRHVAPIGELKNINFTSIFRFKVWWTTLWTGSNGKDLETETQFLMLQNSDPNPGSNQTFGRPYVLFLPIIEGQFRASLQSGENDNISVCVESSSTSVTKSQYNSVVYIHAGSDPFKLVKEAMKTVRAHLGTFKLLEEKTVPGIAEKFGWCTWDAFYLKVHPQGIWEGVQNLTNGGCPPGFVLIDDGWQSIAHDDDPVNTNDGINRTDAGEQMPCRLIKFEENYKFKDYKKGLGLGGFVKELKKGFESIEYVYVWHALCGYWGGIRPGVEGIPEAIVEKPKLTVGLETTMEDLAVDKIVNNGVGLVPPHLVDQMYEGIHSHLENSGIDGVKVDVIHLLEMVCEKYGGRVDLAKAYYKALTTSVKKHFNGNGVIASMEHCNDFMLLGTEAISLGRVGDDFWCTDPYGDPNGTYWLQGCHMVHCAYNSLWMGNFIQPDWDMFQSTHPCAAFHAASRAISGGPIYISDTVGNHNFDLLKKLALPDGTILRCQHYALPTKDCLFADPLHDGKTMLKIWNLNKYTGVLGVFNCQGGGWFREIRSNKCASEFSHLVSTKINIKDIEWNSGKNPISIESVKLFALYFSQEKKLKLFSPTDTEEISLEPFNFELITVSPVTLFPKKSFKFAPIGLVNMLNNGGAIQSFEYDEAQDLVQVGVRGVGEMRVFASKKPKSCRIDGEEVDFEYEDFMVVIQVPWPNSSKFSSIQYIF is encoded by the exons ATGTCTCCTCCAAACCCAACCCTTAACTCAACCAAAAACAACTCCAAcaacatcaccaccaccaccaaacaCGTTAATCCTATTTCCAATTCATCTTTCATCTTCACCTTATCTGAGTCAACCTTAAAAGTCAATGATCATGTCATTCTCTCTGATGTGCCCAAAAACATCACTATCACCACTTCTCCGTCCACCACCACCGCTACCAATGGTTGCTTCCTAGGCTTCAAAGCCACCGAGCCAAAAAGCCGCCACGTGGCACCCATTGGAGAACTCAAAAACATTAACTTCACAAGCATATTTCGTTTCAAAGTATGGTGGACCACTCTTTGGACCGGTTCCAATGGTAAAGACCTTGAAACTGAAACTCAATTTCTCATGCTACAAAACTCGGATCCAAATCCGGGTTCGAATCAAACCTTCGGGCGACCTTACGTTCTATTTCTCCCAATAATAGAAGGTCAATTCCGCGCTTCTTTACAATCTGGTGAAAACGACAACATTTCAGTGTGCGTTGAGAGTAGTTCAACTTCGGTAACTAAATCTCAATACAACTCTGTCGTTTATATTCACGCGGGTAGCGATCCATTTAAGCTAGTAAAAGAAGCTATGAAAACCGTGAGGGCCCACTTGGGAACTTTCAAGCTTCTAGAAGAAAAAACGGTTCCTGGAATTGCGGAGAAATTCGGATGGTGTACATGGGATGCATTTTATCTTAAGGTACACCCTCAAGGAATTTGGGAAGGTGTACAAAATTTAACCAATGGTGGCTGTCCACCTGGATTTGTTTTAATTGATGATGGTTGGCAATCTATAGCACATGATGATGATCCTGTTAATACTAATGATGGGATTAATCGAACGGATGCAGGAGAACAAATGCCATGTAGGttaattaaatttgaagaaaattataagTTTAAGGATTATAAAAAAGGATTAGGATTAGGTGGATTTGTCAAGGAACtaaaaaaaggttttgaaaGTATTGAGTATGTGTATGTGTGGCATGCTTTGTGTGGTTATTGGGGTGGGATAAGACCCGGTGTCGAGGGTATACCGGAAGCTATAGTGGAAAAGCCTAAATTGACAGTTGGATTGGAAACTACTATGGAAGATTTGGCTGTTGATAAAATTGTTAATAATGGTGTTGGATTAGTTCCTCCACATTTGGTTGATCAAATGTATGAAGGTATTCATTCTCACTTGGAAAATTCAGGAATTGATGGGGTCAAAGTTGATGTCATTCAT TTGCTAGAGATGGTGTGTGAGAAGTATGGAGGCAGAGTTGATTTGGCAAAAGCATATTACAAAGCTCTCACAACTTCAGTGAAAAAACATTTCAATGGCAATGGTGTCATTGCTAGCATGGAACATTGCAATGATTTCATGTTGCTTGGAACTGAAGCCATATCCCTTGGTCGTGTCG GTGATGATTTTTGGTGCACTGACCCATATGGTGATCCAAATGGTACTTATTGGTTACAAGGATGTCACATGGTACATTGTGCATACAATAGCTTATGGATGGGAAATTTCATTCAACCAGATTGGGATATGTTTCAATCTACACATCCTTGTGCTGCTTTTCATGCAGCTTCTAGAGCCATATCTGGTGGTCCTATTTATATAAGTGACACTGTTGGAAATCACAATTTTGACCTTCTCAAAAAATTAGCTTTGCCTGATGGTACTATCCTTAGATGTCAACACTATGCTCTCCCAACTAAAGACTGTCTCTTTGCTGACCCTTTACATGATGGCAAAACAATGCTCAAGATATGGAACCTCAACAAG TACACCGGAGTTCTTGGTGTGTTTAACTGTCAAGGAGGAGGATGGTTTCGCGAGATAAGATCAAACAAATGTGCTTCTGAATTTTCTCATTTGGTATCAACAAAGATTAAcatcaaagacattgaatggAACAGTGGAAAAAATCCAATTTCCATTGAAAGTGTAAAACTTTTTGCTTTATATTTCAGCCAAGAAAAGAAGCTCAAACTTTTCTCTCCAACTGACACTGAAGAAATCTCTTTGGAACCATtcaattttgagcttataactgTTTCACCTGTCACTTTATTTCCTAAAAAGTCCTTCAAGTTTGCACCTATTGGTTTGGTTAATATGCTAAACAATGGAGGGGCAATTCAGTCATTTGAATATGATGAGGCTCAAGATTTGGTTCAAGTCGGAGTTAGAGGTGTTGGTGAGATGAGAGTGTTTGCTTCAAAGAAACCAAAGAGTTGTAGAATTGATGGTGAAGAAGTTGATTTTGAATATGAAGATTTCATGGTTGTGATTCAAGTTCCATGGCCTAAttcttcaaaattttcttcTATTCAGTATATATTCTAA
- the LOC123906642 gene encoding glycosyltransferase BC10 isoform X2, whose product MKKKVVQQKSQHKWKKKIFGLILVVVLCFGSLLFMQMRYTHVLGLVSLQHQFVSQSQVEKPKIAFLFIARNRLPLEMVWDAFFRGGDNNFSIFVHPRPGFLLNEATTRSSYFLNRQVNNSIQIDWGEASMIEAERILLRHALGDPLNDRFVFLSDSCIPLYNFSYTYDYIMSTPTSFVDSFADTKDGRYNPKMDPVIPVYNWRKGSQWAVLIRKHAEVVVEDETVFPMFQKYCKKKPLPEFWRDQFIPADTSKVHNCIPDEHYVQTLLAQKGLEKELTRRSVTHTAWDISNSRDRERRGWHPVTYKYSDATPMLIKFIKEIDNIYYETEYRREWCTSKGKPSTCFLFARKFTRTSALRLLNMSVLGDFS is encoded by the exons ATGAAGAAAAAGGTTGTTCAACAGAAATCTCAGCATAAATGGAAGAAGAAGatttttggtttgattttggtGGTTGTGCTTTGTTTTGGAAGTTTGTTGTTTATGCAGATGCGGTATACTCATGTTTTGGGGCTTGTTTCATTGCAACATCAATTTGTTTCTCAGTCTCAAGTTGAGAAGCCTAAGATTGCTTTTCTCTTCATTGCAAGGAATAGGCTTCCTTTGGAAATGGTTTGGGATGCATTCTTTAGG GGAGGCGACAACAATTTCTCGATTTTCGTTCACCCAAGGCCAGGGTTTCTGTTGAACGAGGCAACAACTAGATCATCTTATTTTTTGAACCGTCAAGTTAATAATAGCATTCAG ATAGATTGGGGAGAAGCAAGCATGATAGAGGCCGAACGCATTTTACTTAGACATGCGCTTGGCGATCCTTTAAATGACCGCTTTGTTTTCCTCTCAGATAG CTGTATACCTTTATACAACTTCAGCTATACATACGACTACATCATGTCAACACCAACTAGTTTCGTTGATAG cTTTGCTGACACAAAAGACGGTCGTTACAATCCAAAAATGGATCCAGTCATTCCAGTCTATAACTGGAGAAAAGGATCTCAG TGGGCTGTTCTGATCAGGAAGCATGCCGAGGTTGTAGTGGAGGATGAAACTGTATTTCCAATGTTTCAAAAATATTGCAAG AAAAAACCACTACCAGAATTTTGGAGGGACCAATTCATT CCTGCTGACACGTCAAAGGTTCATAACTGTATACCAGATGAACACTATGTTCAAACATTGCTGGCT CAAAAAGGCCTTGAAAAGGAACTCACACGAAGATCAGTGACACATACTGCATGGGATATTTCCAACTCAAGAGATCGTGAGCGTCGTGGATGGCATCCAGTTACTTACAAGTACTCAGATGCTACTCCAATgcttataaaatttataaag GAAATAGATAATATTTATTACGAAACTGAATACCGGAGAGAATGGTGTACAAGCAAGGGTAAACCATCAACTTGCTTCCTTTTTGCAAGAAAATTTACTAGGACTTCTGCTTTGAGGCTTCTTAACATG TCTGTTCTGGGAGATTTCAGTTAA
- the LOC123906642 gene encoding glycosyltransferase BC10 isoform X1: MKKKVVQQKSQHKWKKKIFGLILVVVLCFGSLLFMQMRYTHVLGLVSLQHQFVSQSQVEKPKIAFLFIARNRLPLEMVWDAFFRGGDNNFSIFVHPRPGFLLNEATTRSSYFLNRQVNNSIQIDWGEASMIEAERILLRHALGDPLNDRFVFLSDSCIPLYNFSYTYDYIMSTPTSFVDSFADTKDGRYNPKMDPVIPVYNWRKGSQWAVLIRKHAEVVVEDETVFPMFQKYCKKKPLPEFWRDQFIPADTSKVHNCIPDEHYVQTLLAQKGLEKELTRRSVTHTAWDISNSRDRERRGWHPVTYKYSDATPMLIKFIKEIDNIYYETEYRREWCTSKGKPSTCFLFARKFTRTSALRLLNMVSSYIYIYIS, translated from the exons ATGAAGAAAAAGGTTGTTCAACAGAAATCTCAGCATAAATGGAAGAAGAAGatttttggtttgattttggtGGTTGTGCTTTGTTTTGGAAGTTTGTTGTTTATGCAGATGCGGTATACTCATGTTTTGGGGCTTGTTTCATTGCAACATCAATTTGTTTCTCAGTCTCAAGTTGAGAAGCCTAAGATTGCTTTTCTCTTCATTGCAAGGAATAGGCTTCCTTTGGAAATGGTTTGGGATGCATTCTTTAGG GGAGGCGACAACAATTTCTCGATTTTCGTTCACCCAAGGCCAGGGTTTCTGTTGAACGAGGCAACAACTAGATCATCTTATTTTTTGAACCGTCAAGTTAATAATAGCATTCAG ATAGATTGGGGAGAAGCAAGCATGATAGAGGCCGAACGCATTTTACTTAGACATGCGCTTGGCGATCCTTTAAATGACCGCTTTGTTTTCCTCTCAGATAG CTGTATACCTTTATACAACTTCAGCTATACATACGACTACATCATGTCAACACCAACTAGTTTCGTTGATAG cTTTGCTGACACAAAAGACGGTCGTTACAATCCAAAAATGGATCCAGTCATTCCAGTCTATAACTGGAGAAAAGGATCTCAG TGGGCTGTTCTGATCAGGAAGCATGCCGAGGTTGTAGTGGAGGATGAAACTGTATTTCCAATGTTTCAAAAATATTGCAAG AAAAAACCACTACCAGAATTTTGGAGGGACCAATTCATT CCTGCTGACACGTCAAAGGTTCATAACTGTATACCAGATGAACACTATGTTCAAACATTGCTGGCT CAAAAAGGCCTTGAAAAGGAACTCACACGAAGATCAGTGACACATACTGCATGGGATATTTCCAACTCAAGAGATCGTGAGCGTCGTGGATGGCATCCAGTTACTTACAAGTACTCAGATGCTACTCCAATgcttataaaatttataaag GAAATAGATAATATTTATTACGAAACTGAATACCGGAGAGAATGGTGTACAAGCAAGGGTAAACCATCAACTTGCTTCCTTTTTGCAAGAAAATTTACTAGGACTTCTGCTTTGAGGCTTCTTAACATGGTaagttcatatatatatatatatatatcatag
- the LOC123906643 gene encoding glycosylphosphatidylinositol anchor attachment 1 protein has protein sequence MAENENVTAKKPRVRPIVRLGIFLISHSNYVSLICFVSGIVALLLLPILAKNTYVSENALMPGSANNMLSTHHVSHANKFINDLTDSDIESHKIIAHYMSALDAEVTYHKFYPQLNQFHPLHFFTSPDSGLVSKNISCSSLGINVAGIIRAPRGDGKEAIVLVTPYNPKKVGPGEALSLGIAYSVFSLLSRVTWLAKDVIWLVADSQYGEYSAVAAWLREYQAPAFHEADIVNSEICNDSNAINELGQNAYSDRKLYGGFRRAGTMAAALVIKVAEQGNHHEDSLNIYPEASNGQMPNLDLINIVNYLGVHKQGLRIKVTKMFSLLGSRWLNTLGGIFESLGQIARSLNPEWKFGISATEYVEGAATLASSLYYQGLGVPTGPHGAFRDYQVDAITLEISPKVSPTKMIRRNEFILLGGRLIEGVIRSVNNLLEKFHQSFFLYLLTSSSKFVSVGVYMIPFALLVAPLPILAASLHADASKSTPQSTSSSEVDVSHKSWKWLNSARKVLVIHLWGAIVSLLPYFLYQIPNSTPTTNFTVWGILSAFSLLILYFILASPIFEAAPSQPEKGEWASLKSVTISTAFIGLSLMSVINFATAEIGALLIVPICLLARPLKLDIRARSLRALLRATCNLILGFIALPPVAYALTKGAFEGFYGTNVGDYWNWVESLWTWNSATYLYVGIVHLPCWALCIHILFHPC, from the exons ATGGCCGAAAACGAGAACGTAACCGCGAAGAAACCGAGAGTTCGTCCAATCGTACGGTTAGGGATTTTCCTAATTTCACACAGCAACTATGTTAG CTTAATTTGTTTCGTATCAGGAATcgttgctcttcttcttctaccTATACTTGCTAAGAATACTTACGTTTCCGAAAATGCCCTCATGCCAG GTTCTGCTAACAACATGCTCTCTACTCATCATGTTTCCCATGCTAACAAATTCATCAATGACTTAACTGATTCTGACAT TGAAAGTCATAAAATTATTGCGCACTATATGTCAGCCTTGGATGCTGAGGTTACTTATCACAAGTTCTACCCTCAACTGAATCAGTTTCATCCTCTGCACTTTTTCACCAGTCCTGATTCGGGTTTAGTCTCAAAAAACATAAGTTGTTCATCACTTGGAATCAACGTTGCTGGAATTATTAGAGCACCACGGGGTGATGGAAAGGAAGCTATTGTCTTGGTAACGCCTTACAATCCAAAGAAAGTTGGTCCAGGAGAGGCTTTGTCTTTGGGCATTGCTTACTCGGTGTTCTCACTGCTTTCACGGGTTACATGGCTGGCAAAGGATGTCATATGGCTTGTGGCTGATTCACAATATGGAGAATATTCTGCAGTGGCCGCTTGGTTAAGAGAATATCAGGCCCCTGCATTCCATGAAGCTGACATAGTTAATAGTGAAATATGTAATGACAGTAATGCTATTAATGAACTTGGACAGAATGCTTATTCTGATAGAAAATTATACGGTGGTTTTAGACGGGCAGGAACCATGGCTGCAGCTCTTGTAATAAAAGTTGCTGAGCAAGGTAACCATCATGAAGACAGTCTTAATATCTACCCTGAGGCATCGAATGGACAAATGCCAAATCTCGACCTTATCAATATTGTAAATTATCTGGGAGTGCATAAACAAGGTTTGCGGATAAAGGTTACAAAGATGTTTTCTCTACTTGGCTCCAGGTGGCTTAATACTTTGGGTGGTATATTTGAATCTCTGGGACAAATTGCTAGAAGCTTAAACCCTGAATGGAAATTTGGTATATCTGCTACTGAGTATGTTGAGGGTGCTGCTACACTGGCAAGTTCGTTGTATTACCAG GGTTTGGGTGTTCCCACTGGTCCTCATGGCGCCTTCCGTGATTATCAAGTTGATGCAATCACTCTGGAAATTTCACCAAAAGTTTCTCCTACTAAAATGATCAGGCGTAATGAATTCATTCTCCTTGGTGGAAG GTTGATTGAAGGAGTCATACGCTCAGTAAACAACCTTCTTGAGAAGTTCCACCAGTCGTTCTTTTTGTACCTCTTGACATCTTCTAGTAAGTTTGTGTCTGTGGGAGTTTACATGATTCCATTTGCATTACTCGTTGCACCACTTCCGATACTTGCGGCATCACTGCATGCTGATGCGAGCAAATCCACTCCTCAATCCACATCTTCCTCTGAAGTTGATGTCAGCCACAAATCTTGGAAATGGCTGAACTCAGCCAGAAAGGTTTTGGTCATTCATTTATGGGGTGCTATTGTCTCCTTACTCCCATATTTCCTATATCAAATACCTAATTCCACCCCAACAACAAACTTCACAGTGTGGGGTATATTATCAGCTTTTAGCCTCCTAATTTTATACTTCATATTGGCTTCTCCAATTTTCGAAGCTGCTCCATCTCAACCTGAGAAAGGCGAATGGGCTAGTTTAAAGTCTGTAACAATATCAACCGCATTCATTGGTTTATCTCTCATGTCAGTCATCAACTTCGCTACAGCAGAAATAGGGGCTTTACTCATTGTCCCAATTTGTCTGTTGGCTCGACCATTGAAGCTTGATATTCGAGCTAGGAGCTTGAGAGCCTTATTGAGGGCCACTTGTAAtcttattttaggttttattgCGCTTCCTCCAGTAGCATATGCTTTAACGAAAGGTGCGTTTGAAGGTTTTTATGGTACTAATGTTGGTGACTATTGGAACTGGGTGGAATCCCTCTGGACATGGAACAGTGCTACTTACCTCTATGTAGGTATTGTTCACCTACCGTGCTGGGCACTTTGCATTCATATATTATTTCATCCTTGTTGA